One Owenweeksia hongkongensis DSM 17368 genomic region harbors:
- a CDS encoding DUF3703 domain-containing protein gives MPVRFQILSPKALKPYLQKELWEYRQHLDNANYKAAWQHLERAHVLGQAFAWPHTYVHFKMLQFGIHIKNTKEVIGQIPRLLVGGVKSFVGEIPLGNTGGANVPPLKPLPIEPEIEAIFKKCDIQLGIQNYTTLDK, from the coding sequence ATGCCCGTCCGTTTCCAAATACTATCGCCAAAGGCATTAAAACCTTACTTGCAAAAGGAGCTTTGGGAGTATCGCCAGCATCTGGATAACGCTAACTATAAGGCCGCTTGGCAACATTTGGAAAGAGCACATGTATTGGGTCAAGCTTTTGCCTGGCCTCACACTTATGTGCATTTCAAAATGCTTCAGTTTGGTATTCACATTAAAAACACCAAAGAAGTAATAGGGCAAATTCCACGATTGCTGGTGGGAGGTGTAAAATCATTTGTTGGTGAAATTCCCTTGGGAAATACCGGAGGAGCCAATGTTCCTCCACTAAAACCTTTACCCATTGAACCGGAAATAGAGGCTATTTTTAAGAAATGTGATATTCAGCTAGGCATACAGAATTACACAACTTTGGACAAGTGA